From the Comamonas odontotermitis genome, one window contains:
- a CDS encoding leucyl aminopeptidase, which produces MNFELKTLDLASAALQPGDLLVVLVGDNAPKASDALSTLIAHAQKNGDFEAKAGKSLAMYAVPAIQARHLLLLGVGDGSAKAVRQALAAAAGGFTREGTKQAVIVSASPLAEDALYAAVQCAAELAYQYGTSKPSAKAVALQGVTIGAPNAQELGAAFGVAQATATGVAFAREWANRPANYATPKMLADAAETLAGEHKRIKCKIHKPEDVAKLGMGAFMAVAQGSKEPLRFIELHYSGADKGDKPVVLVGKGITFDTGGISLKPAPDMDEMKYDMGGAASVLGTFRALAELKPAVNVVGLIPACENMPDGGAVKPGDVVTSMSGQTIEILNTDAEGRLVLCDALHYAERFDPAAVVDIATLTGACVIALGAQRSGLFSNNDALAQALQNAGDKAQDWCWRMPLDDEYADGLKSNFADVANVGGRPAGAVTAAKFLQRFVGNMAWAHLDIAGTAWRSGAKKGATGRPVGLLLQYLLSAQKADASKPGKADKDARPGKAKAVKADKPGKAAVNQDGSDRPAGN; this is translated from the coding sequence ATGAACTTTGAACTCAAGACTCTGGATCTGGCCTCGGCCGCATTGCAGCCGGGCGATCTCCTGGTCGTACTGGTGGGCGACAACGCACCCAAGGCCAGTGACGCATTGTCCACCCTGATTGCGCATGCGCAGAAAAATGGTGATTTTGAGGCAAAAGCCGGCAAGTCGCTGGCCATGTACGCGGTGCCCGCCATCCAGGCTCGGCATTTGCTGCTTTTGGGCGTGGGCGACGGCTCGGCCAAGGCGGTGCGCCAGGCGCTTGCCGCTGCGGCAGGCGGCTTCACCCGCGAGGGCACCAAGCAGGCCGTGATCGTCAGCGCCAGCCCGCTGGCAGAAGATGCCCTGTACGCTGCCGTGCAGTGTGCGGCGGAGCTGGCCTACCAGTACGGCACCTCCAAGCCCTCGGCCAAGGCGGTGGCCCTGCAGGGCGTCACCATCGGCGCCCCCAACGCGCAAGAACTCGGCGCTGCCTTTGGCGTGGCTCAGGCTACTGCCACTGGCGTGGCTTTTGCCCGCGAATGGGCCAACCGCCCCGCCAACTACGCTACGCCCAAAATGCTGGCCGATGCCGCTGAAACCCTGGCGGGCGAGCACAAGCGCATCAAGTGCAAGATTCACAAGCCCGAAGACGTGGCCAAGCTCGGCATGGGCGCCTTCATGGCGGTGGCACAGGGCTCCAAGGAGCCGCTGCGCTTCATCGAGCTGCACTACAGCGGTGCCGACAAAGGCGACAAGCCCGTGGTGCTGGTGGGCAAGGGCATCACGTTCGACACTGGCGGCATCTCGCTCAAGCCTGCGCCGGACATGGACGAGATGAAATACGACATGGGAGGCGCCGCCAGCGTGCTGGGTACCTTCCGTGCACTGGCAGAGCTCAAGCCTGCCGTCAACGTGGTGGGTTTGATTCCGGCCTGCGAAAACATGCCCGATGGCGGCGCGGTCAAGCCTGGCGACGTGGTCACCAGCATGAGCGGCCAGACCATTGAGATTCTGAACACCGATGCCGAAGGGCGTCTGGTGCTGTGCGACGCGCTGCATTACGCAGAGCGCTTCGATCCAGCGGCGGTGGTTGACATTGCCACCCTGACTGGTGCCTGCGTGATCGCGCTGGGCGCGCAACGCAGCGGCCTGTTCTCCAACAATGACGCGCTGGCCCAGGCCCTGCAAAATGCTGGCGACAAGGCGCAGGACTGGTGCTGGCGTATGCCGCTCGATGACGAGTATGCCGATGGCCTCAAGAGCAATTTTGCCGACGTGGCCAACGTGGGCGGCCGCCCGGCCGGTGCGGTGACGGCAGCCAAGTTCCTGCAGCGCTTTGTGGGCAACATGGCCTGGGCGCATCTGGATATTGCAGGCACCGCTTGGCGCAGCGGCGCCAAGAAGGGCGCGACCGGCCGTCCCGTGGGCTTGCTGCTGCAGTACCTGCTGTCGGCGCAGAAGGCAGATGCCTCCAAGCCTGGCAAGGCAGACAAGGACGCACGGCCCGGCAAAGCCAAGGCGGTGAAGGCCGACAAGCCCGGCAAGGCCGCCGTCAACCAGGACGGCAGCGACCGCCCTGCAGGCAACTGA
- the lptG gene encoding LPS export ABC transporter permease LptG, whose translation MKTFRKMIYRDIASTVGFVTLAFLALFFFFDMVDEFRWVGTGTYQLKHAVLSVALNIPTHVYELLPITVLIGTIFVMARMAQTSEFTILRTSGLSPWQALGSLMTIGIAFVVLTFAIGDYVAPAGEQASQLLRAQRFGQLSTGQTGAWLREKRDDGMAAINVRSISPEGELQQVRIFNFDGQGRIQKQLTAGGGSFGDGSWKLRQVQEQHYFLGDGNKARVEVKNLPDVDWPTTVTRSMVAAAVLKPDQMSTYDLFRYVNHLEANGQSAQRYEIELWRKVFYPISCLVMVVLALPFAYLHFRSGGITGYVFGGVMAGISFFLLNNVFGFAGNLQNWPPMLTAAAPGIIYSLLSLGAFTWLVLRR comes from the coding sequence ATGAAAACCTTCCGCAAGATGATCTACCGCGACATTGCCTCGACCGTAGGCTTTGTCACCCTGGCGTTTCTGGCGCTGTTCTTCTTTTTCGACATGGTCGACGAGTTCCGCTGGGTCGGAACCGGCACCTACCAGCTCAAGCACGCCGTGCTGAGCGTGGCGCTGAACATTCCCACCCATGTCTATGAGCTGCTGCCGATCACGGTGCTGATCGGCACCATTTTCGTGATGGCGCGCATGGCGCAGACCTCCGAATTCACCATTCTGCGCACCAGCGGCCTGAGCCCCTGGCAGGCACTGGGCAGCCTCATGACCATCGGCATCGCCTTCGTGGTGCTGACCTTTGCCATTGGCGACTATGTGGCGCCCGCTGGCGAGCAGGCCAGCCAGTTGCTGCGTGCGCAGCGCTTTGGACAGCTGAGCACCGGCCAGACGGGCGCCTGGCTGCGCGAAAAGCGCGACGACGGCATGGCCGCCATCAATGTGCGTTCCATCAGCCCCGAAGGCGAGCTGCAGCAGGTGCGCATCTTCAACTTTGACGGCCAGGGCCGCATCCAGAAGCAGCTCACCGCTGGCGGCGGCAGCTTTGGCGATGGCAGTTGGAAGCTGCGCCAGGTGCAGGAGCAGCACTATTTCCTGGGCGATGGCAACAAGGCGCGTGTCGAAGTGAAGAACCTGCCGGATGTGGACTGGCCCACGACGGTGACCCGCAGCATGGTGGCCGCTGCCGTGCTCAAGCCCGACCAGATGAGCACCTATGACCTGTTTCGCTATGTGAATCACCTGGAGGCCAACGGCCAGAGCGCGCAGCGCTACGAGATTGAGCTGTGGCGCAAGGTGTTCTACCCCATCAGCTGCCTGGTGATGGTGGTGCTCGCCCTGCCCTTTGCCTACCTGCACTTCCGCTCGGGCGGCATCACCGGCTACGTGTTTGGCGGGGTGATGGCCGGTATCAGCTTCTTCCTCTTGAACAATGTGTTCGGCTTTGCCGGTAACCTGCAGAACTGGCCGCCGATGCTGACAGCGGCGGCCCCGGGCATCATCTATTCGCTGCTGTCGCTGGGCGCCTTCACCTGGCTGGTGCTGCGGCGCTGA
- the lptF gene encoding LPS export ABC transporter permease LptF: MLFDSSIRKELSRSFGATLVVLVTVVMTMMLIKVLGQASRGSVNPSDVMLVMGYTVLGQLPTILSLCLFIAVVATLSRMYRDSEMAVWFSSGQSLMAFLRPLMRFSWPVMVVIAVLALVVWPWANQQIVQLRAQYEQRGDVERIAPGEFQESSDGTRVFFIDRERASDTQASNVFIVTNEAKKDTVTSARSAHLEVQDDARVAVLNDGQRVEKDKSKQGLKVSDFKEYGTRIGKAGAVDLNDSYSVKNIPTQKLVTSAEPRQRGELGWRLGLAVAALNFVVLGLGLASVNPRAGRSSSLLFALFAFVVYYNLMTFSQSWVSSGKVPLWASFTLVHGATAVLAWVLLYFRSHQRSPLQWLRSKGARA; this comes from the coding sequence ATGTTATTCGATTCTTCGATCCGTAAAGAGCTATCCCGCAGCTTTGGTGCCACCTTGGTGGTGCTGGTCACCGTCGTGATGACCATGATGCTTATCAAGGTGCTGGGCCAGGCCTCGCGCGGCAGCGTCAATCCATCCGATGTGATGCTGGTCATGGGTTATACCGTGCTCGGCCAATTGCCCACGATTTTGAGCCTTTGCCTGTTCATCGCCGTGGTGGCCACCTTGTCGCGCATGTACCGCGACAGCGAGATGGCGGTGTGGTTCAGCAGCGGCCAGAGCCTGATGGCCTTTCTGCGCCCGCTGATGCGTTTTTCCTGGCCGGTGATGGTGGTGATCGCGGTGCTGGCGCTGGTGGTGTGGCCCTGGGCCAATCAGCAGATCGTGCAACTGCGTGCACAGTATGAACAGCGCGGCGATGTGGAGCGCATTGCGCCGGGCGAGTTCCAGGAGTCGTCCGACGGCACGCGGGTTTTCTTCATCGACCGTGAACGTGCATCGGACACGCAGGCCAGCAACGTCTTCATCGTCACCAACGAGGCCAAGAAGGACACCGTGACCAGCGCCAGAAGCGCCCACCTGGAGGTGCAGGACGATGCCCGCGTTGCGGTGCTGAACGACGGCCAGCGCGTTGAAAAGGACAAGAGCAAGCAGGGCCTGAAGGTGAGCGACTTCAAGGAGTACGGCACGCGCATCGGCAAGGCAGGTGCGGTCGACCTCAATGACTCCTACTCGGTCAAGAACATTCCTACGCAGAAGCTCGTCACCAGTGCAGAACCGCGGCAGCGCGGCGAGTTGGGCTGGCGCCTGGGCCTGGCCGTTGCGGCGCTCAACTTCGTGGTGCTGGGCCTGGGGCTTGCCAGCGTCAACCCCCGGGCGGGCCGCAGCAGCAGCCTGCTCTTCGCCCTCTTCGCCTTTGTCGTTTACTACAACTTGATGACCTTCTCCCAGAGCTGGGTGTCGTCGGGCAAGGTGCCCCTGTGGGCATCGTTCACCCTGGTGCATGGCGCCACTGCGGTGCTTGCCTGGGTGCTGCTCTATTTCCGCAGCCACCAGCGCTCGCCGTTGCAATGGCTGCGCAGCAAGGGAGCCCGCGCATGA
- a CDS encoding HPP family protein: protein MPDDSKRTPEPPVRAERLRQWLRNFWPSSSHVNGKELLRMVVGVGLTLLLTGLVSRWWGQSHHAPWLFAAMGASALLLVCTPSSPMAQPWPVIGGSVLSGLAGLGAALVIDDPSAAAAVSAGLAVMVMVVMRCLHPPGAALAMWIALEHGTDVSVLAYPVATNLVLLVVLATLYSRATGKRYPAPQHSQKPAAAGDARNMRIEGVDLDAALDHFNGVLDVSRADLEALVHMASQAAFKRTLGDLRCEDIMVHPVFVTTADAPVQQAWERMQQHGVKALPVVDEKMQVKGIITSTDLLNQALSQAPAGLGDRLKSLVLRKKKAAVVVGELMTEEVATVQGYDRVVDLIAVFSRGHLRHLPVINAQGRLVGMVTQTDLIRVMAKSLASAHTTQVLQKA, encoded by the coding sequence ATGCCTGACGACAGCAAACGCACTCCTGAACCTCCCGTCCGCGCCGAACGCCTGCGCCAGTGGCTGCGCAATTTCTGGCCGTCTTCTTCGCATGTGAACGGCAAGGAGTTGCTGCGCATGGTGGTGGGCGTGGGGCTGACCCTGCTGCTCACCGGCCTTGTGAGCCGCTGGTGGGGGCAGAGCCACCACGCGCCCTGGCTGTTTGCGGCCATGGGGGCGAGCGCCTTGCTGCTGGTGTGCACGCCATCCAGCCCCATGGCCCAGCCCTGGCCGGTGATCGGGGGCAGTGTGCTTTCGGGCCTGGCGGGTTTGGGGGCGGCCCTGGTGATCGACGACCCGTCGGCCGCCGCTGCCGTGTCGGCCGGTCTGGCGGTGATGGTGATGGTGGTCATGCGCTGCCTGCACCCGCCGGGCGCCGCACTGGCCATGTGGATTGCGCTGGAGCATGGCACCGATGTATCGGTGCTGGCCTATCCGGTGGCCACCAATCTGGTGCTGCTGGTGGTGCTGGCTACCCTGTACAGCCGCGCCACCGGCAAGCGCTACCCGGCGCCGCAGCACAGCCAGAAACCCGCAGCCGCAGGCGATGCGCGCAATATGCGCATCGAAGGGGTGGATCTGGATGCGGCGCTCGATCATTTCAACGGCGTGCTCGATGTGAGCCGCGCCGATCTGGAAGCCCTGGTGCACATGGCGAGCCAGGCCGCTTTCAAGCGCACGCTGGGCGACCTGCGCTGCGAAGACATCATGGTGCACCCCGTGTTCGTGACCACGGCCGATGCGCCGGTGCAGCAGGCCTGGGAGCGCATGCAGCAGCATGGCGTGAAGGCGCTGCCGGTGGTGGACGAGAAAATGCAGGTCAAGGGCATCATCACCTCGACCGACCTGCTCAACCAGGCGCTGTCGCAGGCGCCTGCCGGTTTGGGCGACCGTCTCAAGTCGCTCGTGCTGCGCAAGAAGAAGGCGGCCGTGGTGGTGGGTGAGCTGATGACCGAGGAGGTTGCCACGGTGCAGGGCTATGACCGCGTGGTGGATCTGATCGCGGTGTTCAGCCGGGGCCATCTGCGGCACTTGCCCGTCATCAATGCGCAGGGCAGGCTGGTGGGCATGGTCACGCAGACCGATCTCATCCGGGTGATGGCCAAATCCCTGGCCTCGGCGCACACGACCCAGGTGCTGCAAAAAGCATAG
- the asd gene encoding archaetidylserine decarboxylase (Phosphatidylserine decarboxylase is synthesized as a single chain precursor. Generation of the pyruvoyl active site from a Ser is coupled to cleavage of a Gly-Ser bond between the larger (beta) and smaller (alpha chains). It is an integral membrane protein.), translating into MRDRFAVLPQYLLPKKWMTALAGKLASARLGGATTSFIGWFVQKYRVNMEEAAEPDIARYDSFNAFFTRELRAGARPLAQADLVCPVDGAISQCGAIEHDQIFQAKGHHYSTTALVGGDAELAAQFNNGQFATIYLSPRDYHRIHMPLRGKLQKMIYVPGDLFSVNPLTARGVPGLFARNERVVCVFETRIGPVVMVLVGATIVGSMYTTWHGQVNPPRSSKVRSWDYQTQPIVLEQGDEMGRFLLGSTVVLLLPPGKTGFAADWAATKPVQLGETMGSFTA; encoded by the coding sequence ATGCGTGACCGATTTGCTGTTCTGCCCCAATACTTGCTGCCTAAAAAGTGGATGACCGCTCTGGCTGGCAAGCTGGCATCGGCCCGCCTGGGCGGAGCCACCACATCCTTCATCGGCTGGTTCGTCCAGAAGTACCGGGTCAACATGGAAGAAGCCGCCGAGCCGGACATTGCCCGGTACGACAGCTTCAATGCCTTCTTCACCCGTGAGTTGCGCGCCGGCGCCCGCCCGCTTGCCCAGGCTGACCTCGTCTGCCCGGTGGACGGCGCCATCAGCCAGTGCGGCGCCATCGAGCACGACCAGATCTTTCAGGCCAAGGGCCACCACTACAGCACCACGGCCCTGGTGGGCGGCGATGCCGAGCTGGCCGCGCAGTTCAACAACGGCCAGTTCGCCACCATCTACCTGAGCCCGCGCGATTACCACCGCATTCACATGCCGCTGCGCGGCAAGCTGCAGAAGATGATCTATGTGCCGGGCGATCTGTTTTCGGTGAACCCCCTCACCGCACGCGGCGTGCCGGGCCTCTTTGCGCGCAACGAGCGCGTGGTCTGCGTGTTCGAGACGCGCATCGGCCCCGTGGTGATGGTGCTGGTGGGTGCCACCATCGTGGGCAGCATGTACACGACCTGGCACGGCCAGGTGAACCCGCCGCGCTCTAGCAAGGTACGCAGCTGGGATTACCAGACCCAGCCCATCGTGCTGGAGCAAGGCGATGAAATGGGCCGCTTCCTGCTGGGCTCCACGGTCGTGCTGCTGCTGCCACCCGGCAAAACCGGCTTTGCCGCCGACTGGGCTGCGACCAAGCCCGTGCAACTGGGCGAAACCATGGGCAGCTTTACCGCCTGA
- a CDS encoding pseudouridine synthase: protein MNESVTPSPEDAALGPPHTWMRDGVSPSCVVLPSQGDGWLLDYLAERLPLVARQEWQARMQAGDVVDAQGQPLRADQRFVPGQRVYYWRAWAQETPIPFEAAILYEDERILLVDKPHFLPVLPTGKYVQNSLLVRLKRATGNAGLSPLHRIDRDTAGLVLLSKDAATRGAYQALFRDRAMHKSYEAVAPVRADLAFPREHHSRMEESQRFFLMHEVPGTPNSHTRMAIIESNGAWARYALEPISGKRHQLRVHMAALGIPIRNDAFYPEVNDPPEGDFSSPLQLLAKELAFTDPVSGQVHRFRSRLQLLEIPK from the coding sequence ATGAATGAATCTGTAACCCCTTCGCCCGAAGATGCAGCCCTTGGCCCTCCGCACACCTGGATGCGCGATGGCGTGAGCCCTAGCTGCGTGGTGCTGCCTTCGCAGGGCGACGGCTGGCTGCTGGATTACCTTGCCGAGCGGCTGCCGCTGGTGGCGCGGCAGGAGTGGCAGGCGCGCATGCAGGCGGGCGACGTTGTGGATGCCCAAGGCCAACCCTTGCGTGCCGACCAGCGTTTTGTGCCGGGTCAGCGGGTGTACTACTGGCGCGCCTGGGCGCAGGAGACCCCGATTCCCTTTGAAGCGGCGATTCTGTACGAGGACGAGCGCATTCTGCTGGTGGACAAGCCGCACTTTCTGCCTGTGCTGCCCACTGGCAAGTATGTGCAGAACTCGCTTTTGGTGCGGCTGAAGCGGGCCACCGGCAATGCCGGGCTGTCGCCGCTGCACCGTATCGACCGCGACACCGCAGGGCTGGTGCTGCTGTCCAAGGATGCAGCCACGCGCGGCGCCTACCAGGCGCTGTTCCGCGACCGGGCCATGCACAAGAGCTACGAGGCGGTGGCTCCGGTGCGTGCCGATCTGGCTTTTCCGCGCGAACACCACAGCCGCATGGAAGAGAGCCAGCGCTTTTTTCTGATGCACGAGGTGCCGGGCACGCCCAACAGCCACACCCGGATGGCCATCATCGAATCGAACGGCGCCTGGGCGCGCTATGCGCTGGAGCCCATCAGCGGCAAGCGGCACCAGTTGCGGGTACACATGGCGGCACTGGGCATTCCCATCCGCAACGATGCGTTCTACCCCGAGGTGAACGACCCGCCCGAAGGTGACTTTTCAAGCCCGCTGCAGCTGCTGGCCAAGGAGCTGGCCTTTACCGATCCGGTGAGCGGGCAGGTGCACCGCTTTCGCAGCCGTCTGCAACTGCTTGAAATTCCAAAATGA
- a CDS encoding phosphoethanolamine transferase, protein MSQEPITGKSTGQRLRVWVSALLLTGIMLYGLGYLHVNDAESAMRRLLLAALTCGFYLYSARRGWATKWACGISLLFSLYVMLGIGRGYGYPTTVLAASALETDVQESWEFLLNLDVTDIALGLVAAALAIFYGRQRTQAPRRFSVVLWVVLAILNVFGLFAVQAIKSVVKYRSEHAVLEAKPGAVDWQIERVERNRNLKVLVIGESVNRRYMSVMGSPWKTTPFLDASPQVAAYAQYHAPAPNTVTSLVRTLSYSTMADGSFDPDRNVMALAHAAGYTAHWISNQGSVGKHDTKIAWIARQADSYRFLDQPPAVAPYRDDFAMLNVLRSQLETPGTIAPDAVIVLHMMGSHPDACERVTDMPIAFQSGQGHHIDCYLTSLRKLDLFLQKLDELLQTWRPDQHEILFVSDHSLRVEPASDWERWKEQLHMPNKNIYVEPNIQEAYDTALLHIDTGRKEPMRNTTPISGYDFFHLYANWLGVKSPMVQPGKNLAAPTSSAPIQVYNWQRMVPWSELPDAPVFAPARADGKGSAVSAAAPAR, encoded by the coding sequence ATGTCACAAGAACCAATAACAGGAAAATCGACCGGCCAGCGTCTTCGGGTCTGGGTAAGCGCCTTGCTGCTGACGGGCATCATGCTGTATGGCCTGGGGTACCTGCACGTCAATGACGCTGAGAGCGCCATGCGCCGCCTGCTGCTGGCGGCGTTGACCTGCGGCTTCTACCTGTACAGCGCCCGCAGGGGTTGGGCCACGAAGTGGGCGTGCGGTATCAGCCTGCTGTTTTCCCTGTATGTGATGCTGGGCATTGGCCGTGGCTATGGCTATCCGACGACCGTGCTTGCGGCCTCGGCCCTGGAGACGGACGTGCAGGAGAGCTGGGAATTTCTGCTCAACCTCGATGTCACCGATATCGCCCTGGGCCTGGTGGCAGCAGCGCTGGCCATTTTCTACGGCAGGCAGCGCACGCAGGCGCCCCGGCGTTTCTCGGTCGTGCTCTGGGTGGTGCTGGCCATCCTGAATGTTTTCGGGCTGTTTGCCGTTCAGGCCATCAAGTCGGTCGTCAAATACCGCTCCGAGCACGCCGTGCTGGAGGCCAAGCCCGGTGCGGTGGATTGGCAGATCGAGCGCGTCGAGCGCAACCGCAACCTGAAGGTGCTGGTGATCGGCGAGAGCGTGAATCGGCGCTACATGTCCGTCATGGGCAGCCCCTGGAAGACCACGCCGTTTCTCGATGCATCGCCGCAGGTCGCCGCCTATGCGCAGTACCACGCACCTGCGCCCAATACGGTCACGAGCCTGGTGCGCACCCTGTCGTATTCGACCATGGCTGACGGCAGCTTTGACCCCGACCGCAACGTGATGGCCCTGGCCCATGCCGCAGGCTATACCGCGCACTGGATATCCAACCAGGGCAGCGTGGGAAAGCACGATACCAAGATTGCCTGGATCGCCCGGCAGGCCGACTCCTACCGCTTTCTCGACCAGCCGCCCGCCGTTGCGCCGTACCGCGATGATTTCGCCATGCTCAACGTGCTGCGCAGCCAGCTGGAGACGCCGGGCACCATTGCACCGGATGCCGTGATCGTGCTGCACATGATGGGCTCGCACCCCGACGCCTGCGAGCGCGTCACCGACATGCCCATCGCCTTTCAAAGCGGGCAGGGTCACCACATCGACTGCTACCTGACCAGCCTGCGCAAGCTCGATCTTTTTCTGCAGAAGCTCGACGAGCTGCTGCAGACCTGGCGGCCCGACCAGCACGAAATTCTGTTTGTTTCCGACCATTCACTGCGCGTCGAGCCCGCAAGCGACTGGGAGCGCTGGAAGGAGCAGCTGCACATGCCCAACAAGAACATCTACGTGGAGCCCAATATCCAGGAGGCCTACGATACCGCGCTGCTGCATATCGACACCGGCCGCAAGGAGCCCATGCGCAACACCACGCCGATCAGCGGCTATGACTTCTTCCACCTGTACGCCAACTGGCTGGGCGTGAAGAGCCCCATGGTGCAGCCAGGCAAGAACCTGGCCGCGCCCACCAGCAGCGCGCCCATCCAGGTCTACAACTGGCAGCGCATGGTGCCCTGGAGCGAACTGCCGGATGCGCCGGTGTTCGCGCCGGCGCGGGCAGACGGAAAAGGCAGCGCCGTCAGCGCCGCAGCACCAGCCAGGTGA
- a CDS encoding DNA polymerase III subunit chi encodes MADKTAVAFHFNAPSKLTYACKLVRKLQRMDMPLVVLAAPDVVAELDLALWSFGGEPQFLAHCRADAAAAVLQRSPTVLASQVDAGLPHKRVLLNLSDRMPDDFAQFERVIEVVSADDDNDRQLARQRWRDYTAQGYAIERRDLVMKTDD; translated from the coding sequence ATGGCAGACAAGACCGCCGTCGCCTTTCACTTCAACGCACCAAGCAAGCTGACCTATGCCTGCAAGCTGGTGCGCAAGCTCCAGCGCATGGACATGCCGCTGGTGGTGCTGGCCGCGCCCGATGTGGTGGCCGAACTGGATCTGGCGCTGTGGTCGTTTGGCGGCGAGCCCCAGTTTCTGGCCCATTGCCGGGCTGATGCGGCAGCCGCTGTGCTGCAGCGCTCGCCGACGGTGCTGGCCAGCCAGGTGGATGCTGGCCTGCCGCACAAGCGCGTGCTGCTGAACCTGTCCGATCGCATGCCAGACGATTTTGCGCAGTTCGAGCGCGTGATCGAGGTGGTGAGCGCCGATGATGACAACGACCGGCAGCTGGCTCGCCAGCGCTGGCGTGACTACACCGCCCAGGGCTATGCCATTGAGCGGCGCGATCTGGTGATGAAGACCGATGACTGA